In Fimbriimonadales bacterium, the following are encoded in one genomic region:
- the fahA gene encoding fumarylacetoacetase has translation MNPTNLPHLRSWVPYGPECDFPIQNLPYGVFSRLGEHARVGVAIGDYVLDLSVLYDEGLLSSRHVPLNVFALPRLNEFMDCGLLAWRETRSRVSEILQEDNPILRDDTMLRLRALLPLHEIRLHVPVSICDYVDFYSCEQHATNVGRMFRPENPLLPNWKYMPIGYNGRVSSIVVSGTSIRRPKGQIKTGDAPPKYTATKKLDFETEVGFFTGKRSELGKPISIEEAEEYIFGLVLVNDWSARDIQQWEYQPLGPFLSKSFATSISPWVVSWEALEPWRVQGPKQEPKPLPYLRSKGKWGLDLQLEIALKTAKAASPKTISKVNFKKMYWNMAQQLAHQASNGTNIQVGDLYASGTVSGDFCDGSSPPPATLGCLLELTWGGKFPIRLETGESRTFLEDGDTVIIRGYCLGDGYRIGFGEVSGTILPAL, from the coding sequence GTGAATCCAACTAATCTTCCTCATCTTCGTTCGTGGGTTCCATATGGTCCCGAATGTGATTTCCCTATTCAGAATTTGCCATACGGTGTATTTTCTCGTCTCGGCGAACATGCGCGCGTAGGTGTGGCAATCGGGGATTATGTTTTGGATTTGAGCGTGCTTTACGATGAGGGGTTGCTTTCCTCAAGGCACGTGCCGCTGAACGTATTCGCTTTACCGCGGTTGAACGAGTTTATGGATTGTGGTCTTTTGGCTTGGAGAGAAACGCGTTCGAGGGTTTCGGAAATTTTGCAAGAGGATAATCCGATTTTGCGCGACGATACGATGCTCCGATTGCGGGCGCTCCTTCCTTTGCATGAGATAAGACTTCATGTGCCCGTTTCGATTTGCGATTACGTAGATTTTTATTCTTGTGAACAACATGCTACGAATGTGGGGAGAATGTTTCGTCCCGAAAACCCGCTTTTGCCGAATTGGAAGTACATGCCCATCGGTTACAACGGTCGTGTGTCGAGTATTGTCGTTTCTGGGACTTCGATTCGCCGTCCTAAGGGGCAAATTAAAACAGGTGACGCCCCTCCGAAATACACAGCGACGAAAAAATTGGATTTCGAAACGGAAGTGGGTTTTTTCACGGGGAAAAGGAGCGAACTCGGAAAACCAATTTCGATAGAGGAGGCGGAGGAATATATTTTCGGTCTCGTTTTGGTGAACGATTGGTCTGCGAGAGATATCCAGCAGTGGGAATATCAACCGTTGGGTCCGTTTTTGTCTAAATCGTTTGCGACTTCGATTAGTCCATGGGTTGTATCTTGGGAGGCGTTGGAGCCGTGGCGAGTGCAAGGACCGAAGCAAGAGCCAAAGCCGCTACCTTATTTGCGTTCGAAAGGGAAATGGGGGCTCGATTTGCAATTGGAAATCGCTTTGAAAACGGCAAAGGCTGCTTCTCCTAAAACGATATCGAAGGTGAATTTCAAAAAGATGTATTGGAATATGGCGCAGCAACTCGCGCACCAAGCATCGAACGGCACGAATATACAAGTCGGAGACCTTTATGCATCGGGAACCGTTTCGGGGGATTTTTGCGATGGGTCGAGCCCCCCACCGGCGACATTGGGATGCTTGCTCGAGTTGACCTGGGGGGGGAAGTTTCCGATTCGCTTGGAAACGGGTGAGAGCCGGACATTTTTAGAAGATGGCGATACGGTAATTATTCGGGGATATTGCTTAGGGGATGGATATCGTATAGGTTTCGGCGAGGTTTCCGGAACGATTCTTCCTGCTTTGTGA
- a CDS encoding GNAT family N-acetyltransferase translates to MKELHFRPYQPSDFEEVANIWSVAFSAGRPYRFGEELEGEESKIYVAEKEKRVLAAFRLHEMRVTRGESDLHCAGVAAVAVAIEARNTGIGKEMLRWSLREMQKANWHISSLYAFRESYYRAFGWACAGKSIRIKCPSQFLSKFQTDLLIRKFPFEKWKELESAYLPFARKYSGMTLRTAKWWRRLLEHPDNPPLIYAIGEPIQAYAVFRLTQDFWVEQQILESAWSTREGYLGLLALFSAIGVNRESVSWHEPSDSPFVAESLDTGVSVSMWSPTMFRVIDLPSAFRALKPDESGEFTFRVFDPELPENEGPWHVRFGSGCVEIERTQSADVEIEGGRLSQAFMGEPSLEDLVRQGMVKVHSENALKHMLRLLHPKPVYSLDRF, encoded by the coding sequence ATGAAAGAACTTCATTTTCGACCTTATCAGCCGAGCGATTTCGAAGAGGTAGCGAATATCTGGTCGGTGGCTTTCAGCGCAGGTCGTCCTTATCGGTTCGGTGAAGAACTCGAAGGGGAAGAATCTAAGATATATGTTGCAGAAAAAGAAAAACGGGTGCTTGCAGCGTTTCGATTACATGAGATGAGGGTTACTCGTGGAGAGAGCGACTTACATTGCGCTGGTGTTGCGGCTGTGGCAGTGGCGATAGAAGCACGAAATACGGGCATCGGCAAGGAAATGTTGCGTTGGTCTCTGCGAGAAATGCAGAAAGCGAATTGGCACATTTCTTCGCTTTATGCTTTTCGAGAAAGTTATTATCGCGCATTCGGGTGGGCATGTGCAGGTAAGAGCATTCGTATTAAGTGCCCGAGTCAATTTCTAAGTAAATTTCAAACCGATTTACTTATTCGCAAGTTTCCATTCGAGAAATGGAAAGAATTAGAGTCTGCATATCTTCCTTTTGCGAGGAAATATTCGGGAATGACTTTACGGACGGCAAAATGGTGGCGGAGATTATTGGAGCACCCCGACAATCCCCCCCTGATCTACGCTATTGGTGAGCCCATTCAGGCTTATGCGGTTTTTCGATTGACGCAGGATTTTTGGGTGGAGCAGCAGATTCTCGAAAGTGCATGGAGCACTCGAGAGGGTTATTTAGGACTGTTAGCTCTGTTCAGCGCGATAGGAGTGAATCGAGAGTCGGTTTCATGGCACGAGCCATCGGATAGCCCTTTCGTTGCAGAAAGCCTGGATACAGGAGTAAGTGTTTCGATGTGGTCACCGACGATGTTTCGCGTTATCGATTTGCCGTCGGCATTTCGCGCATTGAAACCGGACGAGTCGGGTGAGTTTACCTTTCGTGTCTTCGACCCGGAACTTCCGGAGAACGAGGGACCTTGGCATGTGCGCTTCGGCTCGGGATGCGTGGAGATAGAGCGGACGCAGAGTGCGGATGTGGAAATCGAGGGGGGGCGACTTTCTCAGGCGTTTATGGGAGAGCCGTCTTTAGAGGATTTAGTGAGACAGGGAATGGTAAAAGTGCATTCCGAGAATGCTTTAAAACATATGCTTCGTTTACTCCACCCGAAACCGGTTTATTCTTTGGACCGCTTTTAG
- the queC gene encoding 7-cyano-7-deazaguanine synthase QueC, translating into MSSNKAVVLLSGGMDSAVCLALAKERGYRTHALSFRYGQRHSYELECAKRIASSLGVEEHRIIEINPNAFGESALTSDIEVPKNRSLEEITKEIPVTYVPARNTIFLAFALAYAETLDASDIFIGVNALDYSGYPDCRPEYIEAFEAMANLATKAAVEGKVKTKIHTPLIQMHKSEIVREGLRLGVDFSLTNSCYDPSESGEACGECDSCLLRLKGFREVGVPDPIKYRIRRARVR; encoded by the coding sequence ATGAGTTCTAACAAGGCTGTCGTACTGCTCAGCGGAGGGATGGATTCCGCTGTGTGTTTAGCCTTAGCCAAAGAAAGGGGCTATCGCACTCATGCTCTTTCTTTTCGCTATGGGCAGCGGCATTCGTATGAACTCGAATGCGCCAAAAGAATTGCGAGTTCTTTAGGAGTCGAAGAACATCGCATCATAGAGATTAACCCGAATGCCTTTGGGGAGTCAGCACTCACTTCTGATATCGAAGTTCCGAAAAACCGTTCACTCGAAGAAATAACAAAAGAGATTCCTGTTACCTATGTCCCTGCGCGTAACACGATTTTTTTAGCCTTCGCTTTGGCATATGCCGAAACGCTCGATGCATCGGATATTTTCATAGGTGTGAATGCTTTGGATTACAGCGGCTATCCTGATTGTCGTCCGGAATATATCGAGGCATTCGAGGCAATGGCGAATCTCGCTACGAAAGCGGCAGTCGAAGGAAAAGTAAAAACGAAGATTCACACACCATTAATACAAATGCACAAGTCGGAAATCGTTCGTGAGGGTTTACGTTTGGGAGTAGATTTTTCTTTAACGAACAGTTGTTACGACCCATCGGAGAGCGGTGAAGCATGCGGGGAGTGCGATTCTTGTTTGCTTCGACTAAAGGGATTTCGTGAAGTGGGGGTACCCGACCCGATAAAATATCGCATACGACGCGCAAGGGTTCGCTGA
- the queE gene encoding 7-carboxy-7-deazaguanine synthase produces MARVYSVKEIYYTLQGEGANAGRAAVFLRFSGCNLWSGQEDDRAEAICSFCDTDFVGTDGPGGGKFVSPQKLAEAVSEKWKQKGGRKFVVCTGGEPLLQLDIPLIRALHEKGFEIAIETNGTIPAPPGIDWICVSPKAEAPLRQISGDELKLVFPQDGLDPAQFENLSFKHFFLQPMDCKDLEKNIQLAVEYCLQHPRWRLSLQMHKLLGLP; encoded by the coding sequence ATGGCACGTGTATATTCGGTAAAAGAAATTTATTACACATTACAAGGGGAAGGCGCCAACGCGGGGCGTGCGGCTGTTTTTTTGCGTTTTTCAGGGTGCAATTTATGGAGTGGGCAAGAAGATGATCGCGCCGAAGCAATTTGTTCGTTTTGCGATACGGATTTCGTGGGTACAGACGGACCCGGCGGAGGGAAATTCGTTTCCCCACAAAAGTTGGCAGAAGCAGTTTCCGAGAAATGGAAACAGAAGGGGGGGCGGAAATTCGTGGTATGCACAGGCGGAGAACCGCTTTTGCAACTGGACATTCCGCTCATCCGTGCCCTGCATGAAAAAGGTTTCGAAATCGCCATCGAGACGAACGGGACGATTCCAGCCCCGCCTGGAATCGATTGGATTTGCGTAAGCCCGAAAGCCGAAGCACCTCTTCGCCAAATTTCAGGAGACGAATTGAAATTGGTGTTTCCGCAAGATGGGTTGGACCCAGCGCAGTTCGAAAATCTTTCGTTTAAACATTTCTTTTTGCAGCCGATGGATTGCAAAGATTTGGAGAAAAACATTCAGTTGGCTGTCGAGTATTGTTTGCAGCATCCGCGCTGGCGTTTAAGTTTGCAGATGCATAAATTATTGGGTTTACCGTAA
- a CDS encoding ribulokinase — MQHSSNTTYSIGLDYGTNSTRAILVNTATGEEVATAVWDYPSGEAGILTDPRDPNLARQNPRDYIDGLYAVLTEIATSAKKAGIKPEQIVGIGVDTTASTPIPVDEQGIPLSFQERFKDNLAAQAWLWKDHTAHEEAASITERAKKMKRPFLAKCGGAYSSEWFWSKILHCKKVAPEVFDAAFSWIELCDFIPGILTGNTNPLHIARSVCGAGHKAMYSEEWGGLPDEEFLGSLDSSLAALRKRLYEKAYPSDKPAGTLCAEIAKRVGLPAGIPVAVGTIDAHAGGVGSGVKPGTLVKIIGTSSCDIAVSQGSLRDIPGISGIVFGSVIPDMVGLEAGQAAVGDIFNWFASNLCPEAATPSESHKKLSENAEKLRPGESGLLALDWNHGNRNVLADPLLSGLLIGMTLHTTSAEVYRALVESTAFGALTIIKRLEEYEVPIEEVVGCGGIAEKNPFVMQIYADVLNRPMKVSRSAQSSALGAAIFGAVVGGAHRNVPEAQQAMAGVKPFVYEPNPENAKIYAELYALYKKLHDAFGTPDYNECLYSVMKELIAIRNRTRKI; from the coding sequence ATGCAACATTCGAGCAATACGACTTACTCTATCGGTCTTGACTACGGCACGAATAGCACACGCGCCATTCTGGTAAACACGGCAACAGGCGAAGAAGTTGCAACCGCCGTCTGGGACTACCCTTCTGGAGAAGCAGGGATTCTCACTGACCCTCGTGACCCTAACCTTGCCAGGCAGAACCCTCGAGATTACATAGACGGGCTTTATGCAGTTCTCACCGAAATCGCAACGAGTGCAAAAAAAGCAGGGATCAAGCCAGAACAAATCGTAGGAATCGGTGTAGACACCACTGCCTCCACGCCAATCCCCGTGGATGAACAAGGCATACCTCTATCCTTTCAAGAACGTTTCAAAGACAATCTCGCCGCGCAAGCATGGCTTTGGAAAGATCACACCGCGCATGAAGAGGCCGCCAGCATTACCGAACGCGCAAAAAAAATGAAACGTCCCTTTTTGGCGAAATGCGGGGGGGCGTATTCTTCGGAATGGTTCTGGTCGAAAATCTTGCACTGCAAAAAGGTTGCACCGGAAGTATTCGATGCCGCTTTTTCGTGGATAGAACTCTGCGATTTCATTCCCGGAATTCTCACCGGCAATACGAATCCACTCCATATTGCTCGCAGTGTATGCGGAGCAGGGCACAAAGCAATGTACTCCGAAGAATGGGGGGGTCTGCCGGACGAGGAATTCCTCGGCTCTCTCGACTCTTCTCTCGCTGCCTTACGGAAAAGGCTTTACGAAAAAGCCTATCCTTCGGATAAACCAGCAGGAACTTTATGCGCAGAGATTGCGAAGCGCGTCGGCTTGCCTGCGGGAATCCCCGTCGCTGTCGGAACGATCGACGCACATGCGGGGGGGGTCGGCTCCGGTGTAAAACCGGGAACTCTTGTAAAAATCATCGGCACGAGTTCCTGCGACATTGCCGTCTCACAAGGTTCGCTTCGAGATATCCCTGGCATTTCGGGAATCGTTTTCGGTTCTGTAATTCCTGATATGGTGGGCTTGGAAGCAGGGCAAGCAGCAGTCGGCGATATTTTCAATTGGTTCGCTTCGAATCTTTGCCCAGAGGCAGCAACGCCTTCGGAATCCCATAAAAAACTATCGGAAAACGCAGAAAAACTTCGGCCCGGAGAAAGCGGCCTTCTCGCATTGGATTGGAATCATGGAAATCGCAACGTTTTAGCCGACCCACTGCTCTCCGGATTGCTCATAGGCATGACGCTTCATACTACTTCTGCAGAAGTCTATCGCGCCCTCGTCGAATCCACTGCTTTCGGCGCATTGACGATTATCAAAAGACTCGAAGAATACGAAGTGCCCATCGAAGAGGTCGTGGGTTGCGGAGGAATAGCAGAGAAAAATCCTTTCGTCATGCAGATTTATGCCGACGTTTTGAATCGTCCCATGAAAGTGAGCCGCTCCGCGCAAAGCAGCGCATTAGGCGCTGCAATCTTCGGAGCCGTGGTCGGGGGGGCGCATCGAAATGTTCCCGAAGCGCAACAGGCGATGGCTGGAGTCAAGCCTTTCGTCTATGAACCGAATCCTGAAAACGCAAAAATCTATGCAGAGTTGTACGCCCTTTATAAAAAACTCCATGATGCCTTCGGAACGCCGGATTATAACGAATGCCTTTATTCCGTCATGAAAGAACTGATTGCCATACGAAACCGCACGAGAAAAATATAG
- a CDS encoding efflux RND transporter periplasmic adaptor subunit: MKIAFEFVKKHWFTLLLLAGSVYLARWIVITKRPPGAMTPIEAQAMDMTTMKAPPGVHPVAVETVEYQEIQGKEIFPATVQAYNDEEITARIQGRVAQIFVYPGDTVRPGQLLARLEADEYGAQYAEAIARADASSGWVTVAEREVERLRTAKSRAREEANAKQAFLNRAQAEREMSQSELERAKEEAKSKQAMISEREAELIYAEQKFERDKKLYEGGAISLNEFQASQSERKTAAAKLESAKAEARAAERMIAVAEKRLKAAEGSLEEARAQLASANTFVKEVEKELQKAQSEVIARQRESIAERKGAGMAGAFSSYRELRALGRGVVSERVLSPGSLVMPGQTVLRIKVTEKVRIQVQLPERLLDVVREGTPVEIISNGNARKAFITSIFGAVRPETRTFTAEALIDNSERIYFPGQFVEVAVAKGKRIHALAVRSSAVKTDADGKRFVWVMVEKEEKNGKPTDWTCTMHPEVSEKGPGICPICKMDLVPRTRTGKYIATRRYVTTGAEDGKYTAILSGLQKGDKVIWAGHENLTEGAAVEETEWSESGPKKLPMGTGKTTHIHGAPPMTSEKESMREEEAHKGH; this comes from the coding sequence ATGAAAATTGCATTCGAATTCGTAAAAAAACATTGGTTTACATTGTTGCTTCTTGCAGGAAGCGTTTATTTGGCACGTTGGATTGTCATAACGAAGCGTCCGCCCGGAGCGATGACGCCAATCGAGGCGCAGGCAATGGATATGACTACAATGAAAGCCCCCCCTGGTGTTCACCCTGTCGCTGTGGAAACAGTCGAGTATCAGGAGATTCAAGGGAAAGAAATCTTTCCTGCGACAGTGCAAGCCTACAACGATGAAGAAATCACCGCGCGCATTCAGGGAAGAGTTGCGCAGATTTTTGTATATCCCGGCGATACTGTGCGCCCTGGACAACTCCTCGCCCGCTTGGAAGCGGATGAATATGGAGCGCAATATGCAGAAGCGATTGCGCGAGCGGATGCTTCATCCGGGTGGGTAACGGTTGCTGAGCGGGAAGTCGAGAGGCTTCGAACAGCGAAGAGCCGCGCTCGAGAAGAAGCGAATGCAAAGCAGGCTTTTTTAAATCGCGCACAAGCCGAACGCGAAATGTCGCAAAGCGAACTCGAGCGTGCAAAAGAGGAAGCGAAATCGAAACAGGCTATGATTTCCGAACGCGAGGCGGAACTTATTTACGCTGAGCAAAAATTCGAACGCGATAAAAAACTCTACGAAGGGGGGGCGATTTCCCTAAACGAGTTTCAGGCTTCCCAATCGGAGAGAAAAACAGCCGCGGCGAAATTGGAAAGCGCGAAAGCCGAGGCGCGTGCTGCCGAGCGCATGATTGCCGTAGCGGAAAAGCGATTGAAGGCTGCAGAAGGTTCTTTGGAAGAAGCACGTGCACAACTCGCTTCAGCGAATACGTTCGTAAAAGAAGTCGAAAAGGAATTGCAAAAGGCTCAATCAGAAGTCATCGCGAGGCAACGCGAAAGTATCGCAGAGAGAAAAGGTGCAGGAATGGCTGGTGCATTTTCGAGTTATCGAGAACTACGCGCGCTCGGGAGAGGTGTCGTAAGCGAACGAGTGCTCAGTCCTGGAAGTTTGGTTATGCCTGGTCAGACAGTTTTGCGAATCAAGGTTACAGAAAAAGTTCGTATTCAAGTTCAACTTCCTGAACGTTTGTTGGACGTGGTGCGTGAAGGGACGCCAGTGGAAATCATCAGCAACGGGAATGCACGAAAGGCGTTCATCACCAGTATTTTCGGAGCGGTTCGTCCGGAGACGAGAACATTCACTGCGGAAGCGCTCATAGACAATTCCGAACGCATATACTTCCCGGGTCAATTCGTGGAGGTGGCGGTTGCGAAAGGAAAAAGAATTCATGCGCTTGCTGTTCGTTCATCTGCAGTAAAAACGGACGCGGATGGAAAACGATTCGTGTGGGTGATGGTCGAAAAAGAAGAAAAGAATGGTAAACCGACAGATTGGACATGCACGATGCATCCAGAGGTCAGCGAAAAGGGTCCCGGGATTTGCCCCATATGCAAAATGGACCTCGTTCCGCGAACGCGCACCGGGAAATACATCGCAACGCGTCGTTATGTAACGACAGGGGCTGAGGATGGAAAATACACTGCGATTCTCAGTGGCTTGCAAAAAGGCGATAAAGTGATTTGGGCTGGTCATGAAAACCTCACGGAGGGGGCAGCGGTCGAGGAAACGGAATGGAGCGAGAGCGGTCCGAAAAAACTTCCTATGGGAACAGGGAAGACGACGCATATTCATGGCGCCCCCCCAATGACTTCGGAAAAAGAAAGCATGCGAGAAGAAGAAGCTCATAAAGGACATTGA
- a CDS encoding efflux RND transporter permease subunit, producing MNEEKQGFNFIRWSVDHPYAIAAFYLAMFVLGVLAIGYWMPRRFMPYVESPMIGIVTEMPGLSAEEMERYFSAPIEQRMINIPNVRYIRSVSQDSFSMVTLEFPYGTDMQKAQTEVQSLLNIVQADLPATGANLKPSWILRVDPLNLPVLTLSLTGDEKMGWDLARLRDLADNEVINRLKAASRDVWTVSPFGGYRRQLQVRVDREKLVAYGLSILDVRDAIDEYNVAKSAGQVTNESQEPIFRVDTLGTSAEIVGSYPIKAIGDQVVRVRDVAEVRDTVIEHRSAYHHLYHDPRNGARVDKAIAINVLQNPDASSPKTIQAVMKVAKELEKDYPGIHFEIAYDNSSFVNVLFKNMYEEIVVAIILTGLAVLFFLGEWRGTMIALTAIPTSLAMSLLAMAPLGMSLNSSTLVGLLIAIGRLVDDAIIDIHAVERHMRMGKDRRTATIDGITEVRRSVFAATIVLIIALVPLLLSGGITQLMFVGLCFPIIFGLIFSFIVSMTLTAVLCSVFMQLPEQRPQTWFTRLFLQPFERRLERLEHAYERLIRWLLKHRFVNFVRIGITVILGFTFYYFIGSEMMPLGDVGQASLQMEMQPGTSFAATERAVKKLEQILIEEGVKQGWIKHASIEIGMEGGPGMTGGAYFTGYGITMVNGASAMLSLSDKDSGRPDVWTILDKIHDRAMKEIPNIRRIQLKEMGSDVMATSLAPIALIIYGYDLAMLHRMGKEALRIAKEDVRNPATNKVDIYQPFLSWEMTKPTYTLKIDEEKAARHGLTPAKIAEQAYYALRGGFTNEFYRLPNKRITTVQVRYKEEHRMNVDDLEGMYIQDMNGEEVPLLELVRLEKREAPTAIEHDQLRRVIGIGGYYRKEGRPSMDVTMDLQMRAQAQLNWPPGYGIEARGDMTQMMDSFRIMLYGLLIALVLMYFVLVAQFGGFLQPLQMIFSLPLELSGVFLMLWLMHQAFSTVSILAVIILSGMDLVTAILLIDLILHFRAEGMPRNDAVAKACPIRLRPILMTSLITILVMAPVAFFPKSGLDAYQPMGTVIIGGLVSGTILSLLDIPIMHTIVDDIVRWIRVRFFKVDPASLPPIEGEKPKE from the coding sequence GTGAACGAAGAAAAACAAGGTTTCAATTTCATACGCTGGTCGGTTGACCATCCCTATGCGATTGCTGCGTTTTATCTTGCGATGTTCGTGTTGGGTGTTTTAGCGATCGGTTATTGGATGCCGAGAAGGTTCATGCCGTATGTAGAGAGTCCGATGATCGGCATAGTCACCGAGATGCCCGGTCTGAGCGCAGAGGAGATGGAGCGATATTTCAGTGCGCCTATCGAACAGCGAATGATTAACATCCCCAACGTTCGCTACATTCGTTCTGTAAGCCAAGACAGTTTCAGCATGGTCACGTTGGAATTTCCTTATGGAACGGATATGCAAAAGGCGCAAACGGAAGTCCAAAGTTTGCTCAATATTGTTCAAGCAGATCTTCCGGCGACGGGTGCGAATTTAAAGCCTTCTTGGATTCTTCGCGTAGACCCGTTGAACCTTCCGGTTTTGACTTTGAGTCTCACGGGCGATGAAAAGATGGGCTGGGACCTCGCCCGTTTGCGTGATTTGGCAGATAACGAAGTGATTAATCGTTTGAAGGCGGCGAGTCGTGATGTATGGACGGTTTCCCCTTTCGGTGGTTATCGCCGACAACTTCAAGTTCGTGTTGACCGTGAAAAACTCGTTGCCTATGGTCTTTCGATTTTGGATGTACGAGATGCGATTGACGAATATAACGTTGCCAAATCTGCTGGCCAAGTAACTAACGAATCACAAGAGCCTATTTTCCGAGTAGACACTTTAGGAACGAGCGCGGAAATCGTCGGTTCTTATCCCATTAAAGCAATTGGTGACCAAGTAGTCAGGGTACGCGATGTTGCAGAAGTGCGAGACACGGTCATCGAGCATCGTTCTGCATATCACCATCTTTACCATGACCCTCGAAATGGCGCGCGTGTTGATAAAGCGATTGCGATTAATGTCTTACAAAACCCCGACGCATCCTCACCTAAAACGATTCAGGCGGTAATGAAGGTTGCAAAAGAATTAGAGAAGGATTATCCGGGAATTCATTTCGAGATTGCGTACGATAATTCCTCGTTCGTGAATGTTCTTTTCAAGAATATGTATGAAGAAATTGTCGTAGCAATCATTTTGACGGGTTTGGCTGTGCTTTTCTTCTTAGGAGAATGGAGGGGGACCATGATTGCGCTCACTGCAATCCCCACCTCGCTCGCTATGTCTTTGTTGGCGATGGCTCCTTTGGGGATGAGTCTCAATTCCAGCACGCTCGTGGGTCTTCTGATTGCAATAGGGCGTCTCGTTGACGACGCGATTATCGATATTCACGCGGTAGAAAGGCACATGCGAATGGGGAAAGACCGTCGTACCGCGACGATTGATGGAATAACGGAAGTTCGTCGCTCTGTTTTTGCGGCGACCATCGTGTTGATTATCGCGCTCGTTCCTCTTTTATTGAGCGGGGGCATCACGCAGTTGATGTTCGTGGGACTTTGTTTTCCGATTATATTCGGTTTGATTTTCAGTTTTATCGTCTCGATGACATTGACCGCTGTTCTTTGTTCAGTTTTCATGCAACTCCCCGAGCAGCGTCCGCAGACGTGGTTTACGAGATTATTTTTACAGCCATTCGAGCGCCGATTGGAAAGATTGGAGCATGCATACGAAAGATTGATTCGTTGGCTTCTTAAGCACCGGTTCGTCAACTTCGTACGAATTGGCATTACCGTTATTTTAGGATTTACGTTTTATTATTTCATCGGTTCTGAAATGATGCCTTTGGGAGACGTGGGACAAGCTAGTCTCCAGATGGAGATGCAGCCGGGAACTTCGTTTGCAGCCACGGAACGTGCCGTTAAGAAACTGGAACAGATTTTGATAGAGGAAGGGGTGAAACAAGGTTGGATAAAACATGCATCTATCGAAATCGGCATGGAAGGCGGACCCGGAATGACAGGGGGGGCTTATTTCACGGGTTATGGAATTACGATGGTGAACGGTGCGAGTGCGATGCTTTCGCTGAGTGACAAGGATAGCGGGCGACCCGATGTTTGGACGATTCTCGACAAGATACACGACCGCGCCATGAAAGAAATTCCCAATATAAGACGTATTCAACTCAAAGAAATGGGAAGCGATGTAATGGCTACTTCGCTTGCCCCTATCGCTCTCATTATTTATGGATACGACCTTGCAATGCTTCATCGGATGGGTAAAGAAGCTCTGAGGATTGCGAAAGAAGATGTGCGAAATCCGGCAACGAACAAAGTGGATATCTATCAGCCTTTTTTGAGTTGGGAAATGACGAAACCGACTTACACTTTGAAAATTGACGAAGAGAAGGCAGCGAGACACGGATTGACCCCTGCGAAGATCGCCGAACAAGCGTATTATGCATTGCGGGGGGGATTTACTAACGAATTTTATCGTTTACCCAATAAAAGAATAACCACAGTGCAAGTTCGCTACAAGGAAGAGCATCGCATGAATGTGGATGATTTGGAAGGAATGTATATCCAAGACATGAATGGCGAAGAAGTGCCGTTACTCGAATTGGTTCGTTTGGAAAAACGCGAAGCACCCACCGCAATCGAGCATGACCAATTGCGAAGAGTCATTGGCATCGGTGGATATTATCGAAAAGAGGGGCGCCCGAGCATGGATGTTACGATGGATTTGCAGATGCGAGCACAAGCGCAATTGAATTGGCCTCCCGGATACGGCATCGAGGCACGCGGCGATATGACGCAGATGATGGATTCCTTTCGCATCATGCTCTATGGATTGTTGATTGCTTTAGTGTTGATGTATTTCGTTTTGGTTGCGCAATTCGGTGGATTTTTACAACCGTTGCAAATGATTTTCAGCCTGCCTCTGGAATTGAGCGGTGTCTTTTTGATGCTTTGGCTGATGCATCAAGCCTTTAGCACCGTTTCTATTCTCGCTGTGATTATTTTGAGCGGCATGGACTTGGTTACCGCGATTTTATTGATAGACCTCATTTTGCATTTTCGCGCAGAAGGGATGCCCAGAAACGACGCGGTTGCAAAGGCGTGCCCTATTCGTTTGCGTCCGATTCTTATGACTTCTTTGATTACGATTCTCGTTATGGCACCCGTTGCGTTCTTCCCGAAGTCGGGTTTAGATGCATATCAACCGATGGGCACGGTCATTATCGGCGGACTCGTTTCCGGGACGATTCTTTCGCTTTTGGATATCCCGATTATGCATACCATCGTGGACGACATCGTGCGTTGGATCAGAGTTCGCTTTTTCAAAGTAGACCCTGCTTCCCTTCCTCCCATCGAAGGAGAAAAACCCAAGGAGTAG